In Candidatus Nitronauta litoralis, one DNA window encodes the following:
- the gspD gene encoding type II secretion system secretin GspD, whose product MNRFWVFILLGLSLALPVSGCIKNNSSIDQLTEGDPVKKLQIPKSKKSARNRSSAESNSKGYVTKVSNKGLDLGDLKKLKPPADRKMAVVTGNKVPLRKGPGIKFRKIGSADKGDEFKFLREVRRSAKTPIWYLVENDKGEKFFLPKLFAKIEKRKLDGSEGKDGKGKSFSKEGEIVRTGTRLNPENVRYEKDATPPLPKELKKAKHITLNFEGTDIYEVITTFAELLKLDYVIEGNVQGKVTLQTFNQIPAEDLYSVFEQILAVSQMTVVKSGSFYRFLPLPDAPRKPVSIYYGNDPNLPKGDRVVIQIIPLRYVSNTAMRQVITPLLSGTATLLDVPDTRNLMLVDLASNVSKVMKVIRAIDIDKLAASDIKLFEMDHSDVTMVAEELEEIFTSMGYQKALGESLTFLPITRLNSLLVVNSLEEVMETVEFWVGKLDQPMSGGNLSTFVYYVQNAEATSLATILNSIFAEEKSKQKDKKNAKTAAAAQKAAQNKNKRNINPRTGAPTTTPFRVAGGLETQVEGDLIIIPDEDTNSLVVRTAAKNYPGVLELVKKLDLLPQQVVIEVMILDLTIDEQTRTGLEWATQQAGPGTNVFAGGTNGNTTGTLLGTALGQAATPLFAAGSSFFVGDPGKLIALLQAFSNDSKANVVANPILVTSDNKEATISITDDIPIQSSTISSPTAGQPLTQTTIEFRSVGVKLGILPKINSDNFVNLKINQEISNRGPDVGTVPSFSTRVVNTEVVLKDNQILVMGGLMRTTTNETITGVPLLKDIPGIGRLFSSTDETLNKTELMLFITPHIISNTGDGKTVTDHFRRRLGNLNTKFKTKIGG is encoded by the coding sequence ATGAATCGCTTTTGGGTCTTTATTTTATTAGGTTTAAGCCTTGCGCTGCCAGTTTCCGGGTGCATAAAAAACAACTCGTCCATCGACCAGTTGACTGAAGGGGATCCCGTCAAAAAACTACAGATCCCCAAAAGCAAAAAAAGCGCGAGAAACCGATCATCCGCAGAATCTAACTCTAAGGGCTATGTCACCAAGGTTTCCAACAAAGGCCTGGACCTGGGAGATTTGAAGAAATTAAAGCCGCCTGCCGACAGGAAAATGGCGGTGGTCACCGGAAATAAAGTTCCCCTGAGAAAAGGACCCGGCATAAAATTCCGGAAAATAGGTTCTGCCGACAAAGGTGACGAGTTCAAATTTTTGAGGGAAGTCCGACGATCTGCCAAAACTCCCATCTGGTATCTGGTTGAAAATGACAAAGGGGAAAAGTTCTTTCTCCCAAAACTGTTCGCCAAAATTGAAAAAAGAAAACTGGATGGTTCCGAGGGAAAAGATGGAAAAGGAAAATCATTCAGCAAGGAAGGTGAAATCGTCCGCACGGGCACCCGGCTGAACCCGGAAAACGTACGCTATGAAAAAGATGCAACCCCTCCCCTCCCCAAGGAACTGAAAAAAGCCAAACACATCACCCTCAACTTTGAGGGAACGGACATTTACGAAGTCATCACCACCTTTGCGGAACTTCTCAAACTCGATTACGTTATCGAGGGCAACGTGCAAGGCAAAGTGACGCTGCAAACGTTCAATCAGATTCCAGCGGAAGACCTCTACTCCGTGTTCGAACAGATCCTGGCAGTCAGCCAGATGACTGTGGTCAAAAGCGGAAGCTTCTATCGATTTCTTCCACTACCCGACGCGCCAAGAAAACCGGTAAGTATTTATTATGGAAACGATCCCAATCTTCCCAAAGGGGACCGGGTTGTTATCCAGATCATTCCGTTGCGCTATGTATCGAACACAGCCATGCGCCAGGTCATCACTCCCCTGCTCTCAGGCACGGCAACCCTGCTCGACGTTCCCGACACACGCAACCTGATGCTGGTCGACCTCGCCTCTAACGTAAGCAAGGTGATGAAAGTCATTCGCGCTATCGACATCGACAAACTGGCGGCATCGGATATCAAACTATTCGAAATGGATCACTCTGATGTAACCATGGTCGCGGAGGAGCTTGAAGAAATTTTCACTTCGATGGGCTATCAGAAAGCCCTCGGTGAAAGCCTGACCTTTCTTCCCATCACCCGGCTGAACTCTTTACTTGTCGTCAACTCCCTTGAAGAAGTCATGGAAACGGTCGAATTCTGGGTAGGCAAGCTGGATCAACCCATGTCAGGCGGCAACCTCAGCACCTTCGTGTACTACGTGCAAAACGCGGAAGCCACTTCCCTGGCCACAATTCTGAATTCCATCTTCGCGGAAGAGAAGAGCAAACAAAAAGACAAGAAAAATGCCAAAACAGCAGCGGCTGCCCAAAAGGCGGCGCAAAACAAGAACAAGAGAAACATCAATCCCCGAACGGGAGCGCCTACAACCACTCCTTTCCGGGTGGCTGGTGGTTTGGAGACACAGGTCGAAGGCGACCTCATCATCATTCCGGATGAAGACACCAATTCCCTGGTGGTCCGCACCGCCGCAAAAAATTATCCTGGAGTTCTCGAACTGGTGAAGAAACTCGACCTGCTTCCGCAGCAGGTGGTGATCGAGGTGATGATCCTTGACCTCACCATCGACGAGCAGACCCGTACCGGTCTTGAATGGGCAACACAGCAGGCGGGCCCGGGAACAAATGTATTCGCAGGCGGTACCAACGGCAACACTACGGGAACTCTTTTGGGAACCGCTCTCGGACAGGCGGCAACTCCGCTGTTCGCGGCAGGATCCAGTTTCTTTGTCGGCGATCCCGGCAAACTGATTGCCTTGTTGCAGGCCTTCTCAAATGATTCCAAAGCCAACGTGGTAGCCAATCCGATCCTGGTAACTTCCGACAATAAAGAAGCCACCATCTCCATCACAGACGATATCCCGATTCAAAGCTCCACCATTTCGTCGCCCACTGCGGGACAGCCGTTGACGCAGACGACGATTGAATTCAGAAGTGTCGGTGTGAAACTTGGGATTCTCCCCAAGATCAACTCGGACAACTTTGTGAACCTGAAGATCAATCAGGAAATCAGTAACCGCGGCCCGGATGTGGGCACGGTCCCCTCTTTCAGTACGCGCGTGGTCAATACAGAAGTGGTTCTTAAAGACAATCAGATCCTGGTCATGGGTGGGTTGATGCGAACCACAACCAACGAAACCATCACCGGTGTTCCACTGCTCAAGGACATTCCAGGCATTGGCCGCTTGTTCAGCAGCACAGACGAAACCCTGAACAAAACCGAATTAATGCTGTTCATCACACCGCATATCATCTCAAACACCGGCGACGGCAAAACCGTTACCGATCATTTCCGCAGACGCCTCGGCAACCTGAACACCAAGTTCAAGACCAAAATCGGCGGTTAG
- the gspE gene encoding type II secretion system ATPase GspE: MTALKKIDPVEKILLEHNQITPDAIEEIRKNKLQNGKFLGRALVEHGYLHVQTLLETLSKDLGYPYITKEQYPRDQLPVPDLQFPEGYLKEKTVFPLAVENGSLTLAVFDPFDWSTFEDLKISTGKDIKLTLSAPEDIQEAIENYYGLGGSAMDRMVGDISDEDADLDQDWENTEHIRDMASEAPVIKLVNHIINQAIETGASDIHLEPFMEELALRYRIDGMLYDFEAPPKRLQSAISTRIKIMAKLDISERRLPQDGKIRVKTQGKDIDIRVSTLPTIYGESVVMRILDRGNIVVDLEHLGFPKKELELFQQLIKKPYGMILVTGPTGSGKTTTLYAGLSKINTPDKKIVTIEDPVEYQLRGINQIHVKPQIGLTFANGLRSIVRQDPDVIMIGEIRDPETADIAIQAALTGHLVFSTVHTNDAAGAITRLQDMGVESFLLSSAVLGVLAQRLVRVICTECKVSYELDNETKSELGIKKDRSVKAYRGTGCKNCNTTGYKGRMGIYELLIIDDSIRKLILTKSGAQTIRDRGRKLGMNVLREDGLRKVIRGLTTVEEIMRVTQADQVG; encoded by the coding sequence ATGACAGCACTTAAGAAGATTGATCCGGTAGAAAAAATCCTTCTGGAACATAACCAGATCACCCCGGATGCGATTGAAGAAATCCGAAAAAACAAATTGCAGAATGGAAAGTTTCTTGGCCGGGCACTGGTAGAGCATGGTTACCTACACGTGCAAACTTTGCTTGAAACCCTCAGCAAAGATCTTGGTTACCCTTATATAACCAAGGAACAATATCCAAGAGACCAGCTACCTGTTCCGGACCTCCAGTTTCCCGAAGGCTATCTCAAGGAAAAAACTGTTTTCCCATTGGCCGTGGAAAACGGCAGCTTGACACTCGCGGTCTTCGACCCCTTTGACTGGTCGACTTTTGAAGACCTGAAAATTTCAACTGGCAAAGATATCAAACTCACACTCAGTGCTCCGGAGGATATTCAGGAAGCCATAGAGAATTACTATGGGCTTGGCGGTTCCGCGATGGACCGCATGGTAGGGGACATCTCAGATGAAGATGCCGACCTCGATCAGGATTGGGAAAATACCGAACACATCCGCGACATGGCGTCCGAGGCGCCGGTCATTAAACTGGTGAACCACATCATCAACCAGGCTATTGAAACCGGAGCCAGTGATATTCACCTCGAGCCCTTCATGGAAGAGCTGGCTCTGCGTTACCGTATTGATGGGATGTTGTACGATTTTGAAGCACCGCCCAAAAGACTCCAATCAGCCATCAGCACCCGTATCAAAATCATGGCAAAGCTCGATATATCCGAGCGTCGTTTACCCCAGGATGGAAAGATAAGGGTCAAAACACAGGGCAAGGATATCGACATTCGTGTTTCCACTCTGCCCACAATTTATGGCGAAAGTGTGGTCATGCGTATTCTTGACCGGGGCAACATTGTAGTGGACCTTGAGCATCTGGGCTTTCCCAAAAAAGAACTCGAACTTTTTCAACAACTCATCAAAAAACCCTACGGCATGATCCTGGTAACAGGGCCCACGGGTAGTGGTAAAACGACCACGCTTTATGCAGGACTGTCCAAGATCAACACTCCGGATAAAAAAATTGTCACGATCGAAGACCCAGTCGAGTACCAGTTAAGAGGGATCAACCAGATTCACGTCAAACCACAGATCGGCCTGACCTTTGCCAACGGACTACGGTCTATTGTGCGTCAGGATCCCGATGTCATCATGATCGGTGAGATTCGCGACCCGGAAACCGCAGACATTGCGATCCAGGCTGCACTCACGGGCCATCTGGTTTTCAGTACCGTGCACACCAATGATGCGGCGGGTGCCATCACCCGTCTGCAAGACATGGGGGTTGAAAGTTTCCTGCTTTCTTCCGCGGTGCTGGGTGTTCTGGCCCAGAGGCTCGTGCGGGTGATTTGCACGGAATGCAAAGTTTCTTACGAACTGGACAACGAAACCAAATCCGAGCTGGGAATCAAAAAAGATCGATCAGTAAAAGCATACCGGGGAACCGGCTGCAAAAACTGCAACACAACAGGGTACAAAGGCAGGATGGGGATTTATGAACTCCTGATTATTGACGATAGCATTCGCAAACTCATCCTGACCAAATCAGGGGCTCAGACCATCCGGGACCGCGGTCGCAAACTTGGCATGAACGTTTTGCGTGAAGACGGTCTTAGAAAAGTTATTCGGGGATTGACGACCGTTGAAGAAATCATGCGGGTCACCCAGGCAGACCAGGTTGGCTAA
- a CDS encoding RDD family protein, which yields MQEENYAGFWIRAVAVLIDVVIMIVVLGIPLAFIFGGPLEPGSGADVLFNYIVPFALTVFFWLKYLGTPGKMILKLKVVDKDTHQALSMGQAVGRYFAYIIAILPLFLGFIWIAFDENKQGWHDKLAGSVVLRDE from the coding sequence ATGCAGGAGGAGAATTACGCGGGCTTCTGGATTCGGGCAGTGGCCGTATTGATTGATGTGGTTATTATGATTGTCGTACTGGGTATCCCCCTGGCCTTTATTTTTGGTGGTCCTCTAGAGCCGGGGAGTGGTGCCGATGTTTTGTTTAATTATATTGTTCCCTTTGCCTTAACCGTTTTTTTCTGGCTTAAATATCTTGGGACACCGGGAAAAATGATCCTGAAATTAAAAGTGGTGGATAAAGATACCCACCAAGCGCTCTCCATGGGGCAGGCTGTAGGACGGTACTTTGCTTATATCATCGCCATCCTGCCGTTATTTCTGGGATTCATCTGGATCGCCTTCGATGAGAACAAGCAGGGCTGGCACGACAAACTGGCCGGAAGCGTGGTGTTGAGAGATGAATAG
- a CDS encoding prepilin-type N-terminal cleavage/methylation domain-containing protein: MKPSGPASTPDQSLLKEEDGFTLIEIIAALVILATGFLTVLQLFQGGVQLATSSDRYIRGVNLANTKFSELELVNFQTEENSGGFELDPDYRWEYEVAPFASPLNDPGVGIQLNQVTLKVLWSEGKEEKQIQLASLWEEGNTTRLAPDTVLLGNTAGLSSGGGSAADSPTATSSDGGGNLAATTTGSGGFAKSQGVGTAQPEVGTSTPKQDPNHRFDISGMPIGTSTPPCGIGVSCK, encoded by the coding sequence ATGAAACCTTCTGGCCCGGCTTCGACTCCTGATCAATCCCTTTTAAAAGAAGAAGACGGGTTCACTCTCATAGAAATCATCGCAGCGTTGGTAATTCTGGCAACCGGGTTTCTAACGGTGCTGCAGCTTTTTCAGGGTGGGGTCCAGCTCGCTACCTCTTCGGACCGGTATATTCGGGGAGTCAATCTGGCCAATACAAAGTTCAGTGAGCTCGAGCTGGTCAATTTTCAGACCGAAGAAAACTCCGGTGGTTTTGAATTAGACCCGGATTATCGGTGGGAATACGAAGTCGCTCCCTTTGCATCCCCATTAAATGATCCGGGTGTTGGAATCCAATTGAATCAGGTCACATTGAAAGTTCTCTGGAGTGAAGGCAAAGAAGAAAAACAGATCCAACTGGCTTCCCTTTGGGAAGAAGGAAATACCACACGTCTGGCTCCGGATACCGTTCTGCTTGGCAACACAGCTGGCCTTTCTTCAGGAGGAGGTTCTGCAGCAGATTCACCAACGGCAACCAGCAGCGATGGTGGCGGGAATTTAGCCGCAACCACAACCGGGTCTGGTGGATTTGCCAAGTCCCAGGGTGTGGGAACTGCCCAACCGGAAGTTGGAACCTCAACCCCCAAGCAAGACCCCAATCATCGGTTTGATATCAGTGGAATGCCAATTGGGACCTCCACTCCCCCTTGCGGAATTGGTGTTTCCTGTAAATGA
- a CDS encoding type II secretion system protein encodes MATHRLKNESGFTLLELILSLAIVAVIGALSVVSVRLAVSSQKAGGDKAEQYQRLRFIGEQLTEKIHSAHPFFLMGTDAPLFSRLNTDKIKGKRILAFDGEPDQVKFITTAGRLNDIDARTTEFHEVRFFKGKNPKTGETGVILVEKPLSFDTALQDTPESLEEATFITLAQNVDKLEFRYLKVKATKAASDQPGQKSVKYISEWVDTIKTEPIEFSGKSQQSLFKAQEGAEGRMSLPRAIEVSLKLENDSEDEEDEDESKALPKVVIPTHTGLVYERNLVPQAEQEG; translated from the coding sequence ATGGCTACCCACAGACTAAAAAACGAATCCGGGTTCACCCTGCTGGAGCTGATTCTTTCATTAGCGATTGTCGCCGTGATAGGCGCTCTATCTGTGGTGAGTGTTCGACTTGCAGTTTCTTCCCAGAAGGCAGGAGGAGACAAGGCGGAACAGTACCAGCGCTTGAGGTTCATAGGAGAGCAATTGACCGAAAAAATTCATTCCGCGCATCCCTTTTTCCTGATGGGTACCGATGCTCCTTTATTTTCCCGCCTCAATACAGACAAAATTAAAGGTAAGCGGATCCTGGCTTTCGATGGTGAACCCGACCAGGTCAAATTCATCACCACGGCAGGACGTCTAAACGACATTGATGCAAGAACAACGGAATTTCATGAAGTCCGGTTTTTTAAGGGAAAGAATCCCAAAACAGGAGAAACCGGGGTCATTCTGGTCGAAAAGCCGTTATCTTTCGACACTGCCTTGCAGGATACCCCGGAAAGCCTGGAAGAGGCTACCTTCATCACGCTCGCTCAAAATGTAGACAAGCTTGAATTCCGCTATCTAAAGGTTAAGGCGACTAAAGCAGCAAGCGATCAACCAGGCCAGAAATCGGTCAAGTATATTTCCGAATGGGTCGATACAATAAAAACGGAACCTATTGAATTTTCAGGAAAAAGCCAGCAATCCCTCTTCAAAGCCCAGGAGGGGGCGGAAGGCCGAATGAGCCTTCCTAGGGCCATTGAAGTGTCTCTGAAACTGGAAAATGACTCTGAGGATGAAGAGGATGAGGATGAAAGCAAAGCGCTTCCCAAGGTGGTCATCCCCACACATACCGGTCTGGTTTATGAGCGTAATTTAGTCCCACAAGCTGAACAAGAGGGTTAA
- the gspG gene encoding type II secretion system major pseudopilin GspG produces the protein MQTPVIQKIPASNKTAPSIRGERGFSLLELIVVITMIAIMVSLVAPKFLGYVDQAKQTDAQAQIELLGQALDLYRLEKGKYPSTSDGLAAIKGHLKKDLPKDPWGNDYRYEYPGQHGEYDLMSYGADNAEGGEGNDMDIVSWKGMDKGEDS, from the coding sequence ATGCAAACCCCTGTTATTCAAAAAATCCCAGCTTCAAACAAAACGGCCCCCTCAATTCGGGGAGAACGAGGATTCAGCTTACTCGAACTGATCGTGGTGATCACCATGATCGCCATTATGGTTTCTCTGGTAGCCCCCAAATTTCTCGGCTACGTAGATCAGGCCAAACAAACTGATGCCCAGGCTCAAATTGAATTGCTGGGACAGGCTCTGGATTTATATCGGTTGGAAAAGGGTAAGTACCCTTCCACATCAGATGGTCTGGCAGCCATAAAGGGTCATTTGAAAAAGGACCTTCCGAAAGATCCCTGGGGAAACGACTACCGATACGAGTACCCGGGGCAACATGGTGAATACGACCTGATGTCTTATGGAGCGGATAACGCCGAAGGTGGTGAGGGCAATGATATGGATATCGTGTCCTGGAAAGGGATGGATAAAGGCGAAGACTCCTGA
- a CDS encoding prepilin-type N-terminal cleavage/methylation domain-containing protein — protein MTTLKQDPYCNNHRSSGFTLLELILVLVVIAVIASLTLPAFSSILTRMEQRSSVKEITTALRYARSKAVSAKVPVVFQAELENNRYWLEELQTGKVSEMKSLSKGIIFREFFDGEDTTTDGQISIVYFPRGNTSGGALRLSAPKEDDQQEWFEIEIDQITGKPEITNNPYAPEKDNA, from the coding sequence ATGACCACTTTAAAACAAGATCCATATTGCAACAATCATCGTTCCTCCGGGTTCACCTTACTGGAATTGATACTGGTTCTTGTTGTGATTGCTGTGATCGCGTCCCTCACCCTACCCGCCTTTTCCAGCATTCTTACGAGAATGGAACAACGTTCCTCCGTCAAGGAGATCACAACCGCATTGCGTTATGCCCGAAGCAAAGCCGTTTCAGCCAAGGTCCCGGTGGTTTTTCAGGCGGAGCTTGAAAACAACCGTTACTGGCTCGAAGAGCTGCAGACCGGAAAGGTTTCAGAAATGAAATCCCTTTCAAAGGGAATTATCTTTCGAGAGTTTTTTGACGGTGAAGACACCACAACCGACGGACAAATCTCAATAGTTTATTTTCCCCGCGGCAATACGTCGGGAGGAGCACTACGCCTTTCAGCTCCAAAAGAAGATGATCAGCAGGAATGGTTTGAAATCGAAATCGACCAGATAACGGGTAAACCCGAAATCACCAACAACCCCTACGCTCCGGAAAAAGACAATGCATAG
- a CDS encoding DUF4402 domain-containing protein: protein MTFPFKLSAQMDIDDVINGLDQDFNFGGKEQIKGQNKELANEQNREDIKIQEAEEEAEVGDVTATSTINCSATPGSISVLANGTPICSATSGAVTNQYFSLSGQPGSTFQITATCTGVTSCGYSGASPRVNFTCDLPEPSTAGPLGNYTLATLTCTVTAPAS from the coding sequence GTGACGTTTCCCTTCAAACTTTCAGCTCAGATGGACATCGATGATGTGATCAACGGTTTGGACCAGGATTTTAATTTCGGAGGTAAAGAGCAGATCAAGGGGCAGAATAAGGAATTGGCTAACGAGCAAAACCGCGAAGATATTAAAATTCAGGAGGCTGAAGAGGAAGCGGAGGTTGGAGATGTTACGGCGACCTCAACTATCAATTGCAGTGCCACTCCTGGAAGTATATCCGTTCTTGCCAATGGAACCCCCATATGTTCCGCGACCAGCGGGGCAGTCACTAATCAGTATTTCAGTTTATCAGGTCAACCAGGAAGTACTTTTCAAATAACCGCTACCTGCACAGGCGTAACCAGTTGCGGTTATTCGGGAGCTTCTCCTCGGGTCAATTTCACCTGTGATTTGCCGGAGCCTTCGACTGCCGGGCCTCTAGGGAACTACACTCTTGCTACTTTAACCTGCACTGTCACCGCCCCAGCAAGTTAG
- a CDS encoding type II secretion system protein GspF: MAVYFYQATDEAGKVVEGDLEAPDLRVAIEKVRKLRYFPIKVTTDSPGKSGGSQFKIPGMEWLQNVPKREILNFTQQLSTLITSGLTLDRSLSITVNLTQNEKAREVFADVQKRVHAGSTFSEALAIYPTVFPKLYISMIRAGEAGGVLNVVLERLASFLEASQDMKSKILTSLAYPLFLVVMGGGAIVVLMTVVVPKFEAIFEGMEHRLPLITVFLMQFSKWVTQYWWAFFLLIGLAIFGFFKYITSAEGKPKWDAFLLKLPVFGDLIRKIEVSRFSRTMSTLQKSGVPVLQALAIVTTIVDNKVISKSVQSLHSAVKGGQGMSRSLQKSGVFPPLAVHMIVVGEETGALDEMLVKVANIFDKEVDNALKRAISLIGPILILALAICILFIVGSVLGGIVSLNDLAF; the protein is encoded by the coding sequence ATGGCAGTCTATTTCTATCAGGCAACGGACGAAGCAGGAAAGGTCGTAGAAGGCGATCTTGAAGCGCCGGACCTGCGTGTTGCCATTGAAAAAGTACGCAAACTTCGCTACTTCCCAATAAAAGTCACGACGGACAGTCCTGGGAAAAGTGGCGGCAGCCAATTTAAAATTCCCGGAATGGAATGGCTGCAAAACGTTCCCAAAAGGGAAATTCTAAATTTCACCCAGCAGCTTTCGACATTGATCACATCCGGACTCACCCTGGATCGTAGCCTTTCAATCACCGTCAACCTCACCCAAAACGAAAAAGCTCGCGAGGTATTCGCCGATGTTCAAAAACGGGTGCATGCCGGTAGCACATTCTCAGAAGCCCTGGCCATATATCCCACAGTTTTTCCAAAACTTTATATCAGCATGATTCGCGCTGGTGAAGCGGGGGGTGTGCTTAACGTTGTACTAGAAAGACTGGCTTCGTTTCTTGAAGCTTCACAGGATATGAAAAGCAAAATCCTGACCTCGCTGGCCTACCCTCTTTTCCTGGTCGTCATGGGTGGAGGAGCGATCGTAGTCCTGATGACTGTCGTGGTTCCTAAATTTGAGGCCATCTTCGAAGGGATGGAGCACCGGCTGCCCTTGATCACCGTATTCCTGATGCAGTTCAGTAAATGGGTAACTCAATACTGGTGGGCTTTTTTCCTCTTAATAGGCCTTGCCATATTCGGTTTCTTTAAATACATAACCAGTGCCGAAGGAAAACCCAAATGGGATGCCTTCCTGCTGAAGCTACCGGTTTTTGGCGACCTCATTCGTAAAATTGAAGTGTCTCGTTTTTCCAGGACCATGTCGACCCTGCAGAAAAGCGGGGTACCGGTATTACAGGCTTTAGCCATTGTGACCACCATCGTCGACAACAAGGTGATTTCAAAGTCTGTCCAGTCCCTTCATTCTGCAGTCAAGGGAGGACAAGGCATGTCCCGCTCACTTCAAAAATCCGGAGTCTTTCCACCACTCGCCGTTCACATGATCGTAGTGGGCGAAGAAACCGGAGCGTTGGACGAAATGCTGGTGAAGGTTGCCAATATTTTCGACAAGGAAGTGGACAACGCTCTTAAAAGAGCCATCAGCCTGATTGGACCCATTCTAATTCTGGCTCTGGCCATTTGTATTCTATTCATCGTAGGCAGCGTTCTGGGAGGAATTGTCAGCCTGAATGATCTTGCTTTTTAA
- a CDS encoding general secretion pathway protein GspK: MPESLKNEKGLAFIIVMWVLVLLIALGTEFAFSMRTEVNTTRNFKEDREAYFLAKGGIQLAMTELLQKARYHSITDEKGFIIGQPEAPPEEGEEANQQTAQEEVPEEAIYETAREDIPLGGGLITYTIEDENGKLNLNRVSREILVKALELNGMEQGSDRDSIADSILDWVDADDNHRLNGAENDYYLSQFPPYHAKNGPLDSLGELLKVKGMTPELLYGDEEYDEAEDKEGLKPGLVRLFTVYNTPYFNPNTAPVEVLRASFPEEKVQDILNAKQEKGYYGFTLSSHFRIKATGSFENSSTRHSIVAVIEKVGTDEKAKMLIRYWKDNDFS, encoded by the coding sequence ATGCCCGAATCGCTGAAAAACGAAAAAGGTCTGGCCTTCATCATTGTGATGTGGGTGCTTGTCCTCTTGATTGCGCTAGGCACGGAATTCGCATTTTCCATGCGAACCGAGGTCAACACCACTCGAAATTTCAAAGAAGACCGGGAAGCCTATTTTCTGGCCAAAGGTGGAATCCAACTGGCCATGACCGAGCTACTGCAGAAAGCCCGCTATCACTCAATAACCGATGAAAAAGGTTTCATCATTGGGCAACCCGAGGCTCCTCCTGAAGAAGGCGAGGAAGCAAATCAACAAACAGCTCAAGAAGAAGTGCCTGAGGAGGCAATCTACGAAACGGCGCGGGAAGACATTCCGCTGGGTGGAGGCCTGATCACTTACACCATTGAAGATGAAAACGGAAAGCTGAACCTGAATCGAGTCTCTCGGGAAATTCTGGTCAAGGCCCTCGAATTAAACGGCATGGAGCAGGGATCCGATCGGGACAGCATTGCAGACTCCATTCTGGATTGGGTCGATGCGGATGACAACCATCGTCTGAATGGGGCCGAAAATGATTACTATCTTTCCCAATTCCCGCCCTATCACGCAAAAAACGGCCCTCTCGACAGTCTTGGGGAACTTTTAAAAGTTAAAGGGATGACCCCGGAACTACTTTACGGTGACGAAGAATACGACGAAGCGGAAGACAAGGAGGGCTTAAAACCGGGCCTGGTTCGATTGTTCACGGTTTACAACACCCCCTATTTTAATCCCAACACGGCTCCTGTTGAAGTCCTTCGAGCTTCTTTTCCTGAGGAAAAGGTTCAGGACATCCTGAACGCGAAACAGGAAAAAGGTTATTACGGATTCACCCTTTCCAGCCACTTCCGGATAAAAGCAACGGGCAGCTTTGAAAACAGTTCAACCCGGCACAGCATCGTTGCCGTGATCGAAAAAGTGGGCACCGATGAGAAAGCCAAAATGCTGATCCGCTATTGGAAAGACAACGATTTTAGCTAA